A window of Ananas comosus cultivar F153 linkage group 4, ASM154086v1, whole genome shotgun sequence contains these coding sequences:
- the LOC109708590 gene encoding laccase-3-like, giving the protein MQCLLFSILLWLSLAFTCASGEIHYHEFVIQATPVKRLCEMHNIITVNGLFPGPTLEVRNGDTLVIKAINQALYNVTLHWHGIRQLRTAWADGPEFVTQCPIRPGESYIYRFTIEGQEGTLWWHAHSMWLRATVYGALIIYPEEGSIYPFTMPKREFPILLGQWWNRDPNDVLRQAMITGAAPNISDAFTINGQPGDLYDCSSQETTVIPVVYGETNLFRFINAAMNNELFIAIAGHLMTVVAADAAYTKPFTTPVLMLGPGQTTDVLVTTTQAPGRRYYIAAQAYASAQGVPFDNTTTTAILQYVSAACPTATRTSPSVFPPLFPALPAFNDTQTAAAFSAGIRSPSPVDVPDPVDEHLFFTVGLGLFNCQPNQLCGGPNGTRFTASMNNVSFVLPQTVSILQASYLGAEGVFTDDFPPGPPIQFDYTASNISQDLQQPVPGTKVYKLKYGSVVQVVLQGTNIVAGEEHPMHVHGYQFYVLATGFGNYNPATDPAGFNMVDPPQRNTVGVPVNGWAVIRFVADNPGVWLVHCHLDVHIVWGLAMAFLVENGVGELQAVEPPPIDLPLC; this is encoded by the exons ATGCAATGCTTGCTCTTCTCTATCCTCCTATGGCTTTCCCTTGCATTCACTTGCGCGTCTGGAGAGATTCACTACCACGAATTTGTC ATTCAAGCGACGCCGGTGAAGAGGCTGTGCGAGATGCACAACATCATCACGGTGAACGGCCTGTTTCCGGGGCCGACGTTGGAGGTTAGGAATGGAGATACACTTGTGATCAAAGCCATTAACCAAGCCCTATACAATGTCACATTGCACTG GCACGGAATAAGGCAGCTGCGGACGGCGTGGGCGGACGGGCCGGAGTTTGTGACGCAGTGCCCGATCCGGCCCGGAGAGAGCTACATATACAGGTTTACAATTGAGGGACAAGAGGGCACGCTGTGGTGGCACGCGCACAGCATGTGGCTCAGGGCCACTGTGTATGGAGCTCTCATCATCTACCCTGAAGAGGGCTCCATTTATCCCTTCACCATGCCTAAGAGGGAGTTCCCCATTTTACTTG GCCAGTGGTGGAATAGGGACCCTAATGATGTTCTACGACAGGCGATGATCACCGGAGCAGCCCCAAATATCTCCGACGCCTTCACCATTAACGGCCAGCCCGGCGATCTCTATGACTGCTCCAGTCAGG AAACGACGGTGATCCCGGTGGTATACGGCGAGACCAACCTCTTCCGGTTCATCAACGCCGCGATGAACAACGAGCTCTTCATTGCGATCGCGGGCCACCTGATGACGGTGGTGGCCGCCGATGCGGCCTACACAAAGCCCTTCACCACCCCGGTCCTCATGCTCGGCCCGGGCCAGACCACCGACGTCCTTGTCACGACCACCCAGGCCCCGGGCCGCCGCTACTACATCGCCGCCCAGGCCTACGCCAGCGCCCAGGGCGTCCCCTTCGacaacaccaccaccaccgcgaTCCTCCAATACGTCTCCGCCGCGTGTCCCACTGCAACGAGAACCTCCCCTTCGGTGTTCCCTCCGTTGTTCCCCGCCCTCCCCGCCTTCAACGACACCCAGACCGCCGCCGCCTTTTCTGCGGGGATCAGAAGCCCGTCCCCTGTGGACGTCCCCGACCCGGTGGACGAGCACCTCTTCTTCACCGTCGGCCTCGGCCTCTTCAACTGCCAGCCGAACCAGCTGTGCGGAGGGCCGAACGGGACCCGCTTCACTGCCAGCATGAACAACGTCTCCTTCGTGCTACCGCAGACCGTCTCCATCCTCCAAGCCAGCTACCTCGGGGCGGAGGGCGTGTTCACCGACGACTTCCCCCCGGGCCCGCCGATCCAATTCGACTACACGGCGAGCAACATAAGCCAGGACCTCCAGCAGCCAGTGCCGGGAACCAAGGTGTACAAGCTCAAGTACGGATCGGTGGTGCAAGTGGTGCTGCAGGGGACCAACATCGTCGCCGGGGAGGAGCACCCCATGCACGTGCACGGGTACCAGTTCTACGTGCTCGCGACCGGGTTCGGGAACTACAACCCCGCGACGGACCCGGCGGGGTTCAACATGGTCGACCCGCCGCAGCGGAACACGGTCGGGGTGCCGGTGAACGGGTGGGCGGTGATCCGGTTCGTCGCGGACAACCCCGGGGTGTGGCTCGTGCACTGCCACCTCGACGTGCACATCGTGTGGGGGCTCGCCATGGCGTTCTTGGTGGAGAACGGGGTCGGGGAGCTGCAGGCCGTGGAGCCTCCTCCCATCGACCTTCCCCTTTGCTGA